The Cylindrospermopsis curvispora GIHE-G1 genome contains a region encoding:
- a CDS encoding DNA polymerase III subunit alpha — MSFVPLHLHSDYSLLDGASQIPELVEQAIALGMNSLALTDHGVMYGAIELIKICRSKPGFKPIIGNEMYIINGDIEKQERRARYHQVVLAKNTKGYKNLVKLTTISHLKGTQGKGIFSRPCINKDLLKEHKEGLIVTSACLAGEIPQAVLGGKLEKARKVATWYKEVFGEDFYLEIQDHGSQEDRIVNVELVKIARELDIKFIATNDSHYISCFDVEAHDALLCIQTGKLIADDKRMRYSGTEYLKSTQEMQLLFRDHLTDDVIAEAIATTIEVAEKVEAYNIMDEPKIPAPPIPTGHTPDTYTEEVAWQGLLKRLNRKSRNEVDTVYKERLEYELKMIEQMGFSSYFLVVWDYIKFARDHNIPVGPGRGSAAGSLVAYAMGITNIDPVHHGLLFERFLNPERKSMPDIDTDFCIEKRDEVISYVTEKYGADKVAQIITFNRLTSKAVLKDVARVLDIPYGEADKMAKMIPVVRGKPTKLKVMISDETPEPEFKAKYDNEQHVRRWIDMAMRIEGTNKTFGVHAAGVVISSEPLDEIVPLQKNNDGSVITQYFMEDLESLGLLKMDFLGLRNLTLIQKTIDLIEQNRGYTIDPDDITRQERKAQKILAKGEYSTLPKDVAQAYSLLESGDLEGVFQLESSGMKQIVRDLKPSNIEDISSILALYRPGPLDAGLIPKFINRKHGRESIDYESQILQPILNETYGIMVYQEQIMKIAQDMAGYSLGQADLLRRAMGKKKVAEMQKQQEKFIDGATKNGVKKQVAEQLFADMLKFAEYCLSYETEVLTLEYGFLPIGEIVDKQMVCTVFSLNDSGNVYTQPIGQWHDRGVQDLYEYCLDDGSTIRATKDHKFMTTQGEMVSIDEIFHQGWELVQVSGISKLARKDQTK, encoded by the coding sequence ATGTCCTTTGTACCTTTACACCTTCATAGTGACTACAGTTTACTAGACGGCGCTAGTCAAATACCAGAGTTAGTAGAGCAGGCGATCGCCCTAGGGATGAACAGTTTAGCATTGACAGACCATGGCGTAATGTATGGAGCGATAGAGCTAATTAAAATCTGTCGTAGCAAACCAGGATTTAAGCCAATAATAGGTAACGAGATGTATATCATCAATGGAGACATTGAAAAACAAGAACGTCGTGCGAGATACCATCAAGTTGTGTTGGCAAAAAACACCAAAGGTTATAAAAACCTGGTCAAACTAACCACCATTTCTCATCTAAAAGGAACCCAGGGAAAAGGAATTTTTTCTCGTCCTTGTATTAATAAAGACTTGCTCAAAGAACATAAAGAAGGTCTAATAGTAACGAGCGCTTGTTTAGCAGGAGAAATTCCCCAAGCAGTACTGGGAGGGAAATTAGAGAAAGCAAGAAAAGTTGCCACCTGGTATAAAGAAGTATTTGGAGAAGACTTTTATTTAGAAATTCAAGATCATGGCTCTCAGGAAGATAGAATTGTCAATGTAGAACTTGTAAAAATTGCCCGAGAACTAGACATTAAATTTATTGCCACCAATGATTCCCATTACATATCCTGTTTTGACGTAGAAGCCCATGATGCCCTACTTTGTATTCAAACTGGTAAACTAATTGCAGATGATAAGCGAATGCGGTATAGCGGTACTGAGTACCTAAAATCCACTCAAGAAATGCAGTTACTATTTCGAGATCACCTAACAGATGATGTAATTGCTGAAGCCATTGCTACCACAATAGAAGTAGCAGAGAAAGTGGAAGCCTATAATATTATGGACGAACCCAAAATTCCCGCACCACCCATTCCCACAGGACACACACCGGATACTTATACAGAAGAAGTAGCTTGGCAAGGACTATTAAAAAGATTAAATCGTAAATCTCGTAACGAGGTGGATACTGTATACAAAGAAAGACTAGAATATGAACTAAAAATGATTGAGCAAATGGGTTTTTCCAGCTACTTTTTAGTGGTTTGGGACTACATTAAATTTGCCCGAGATCATAACATTCCTGTAGGTCCAGGTCGAGGGTCAGCAGCTGGTTCATTGGTGGCTTATGCTATGGGAATTACCAATATTGATCCCGTACATCACGGACTACTATTTGAGCGATTTTTGAACCCAGAGCGCAAATCTATGCCTGATATTGATACAGACTTTTGTATTGAAAAACGGGATGAAGTCATTAGTTATGTAACAGAAAAATATGGTGCGGATAAGGTCGCCCAAATCATTACCTTTAACCGTTTAACATCAAAAGCAGTCCTTAAAGATGTAGCTAGGGTATTAGATATACCCTATGGTGAAGCAGACAAAATGGCCAAGATGATTCCCGTAGTTAGAGGAAAACCCACAAAACTCAAGGTAATGATTTCCGATGAAACTCCAGAACCAGAATTCAAGGCCAAATATGATAACGAACAGCATGTTCGTCGTTGGATAGATATGGCCATGCGGATTGAGGGAACTAACAAAACCTTCGGTGTTCATGCAGCAGGAGTGGTAATTTCCTCTGAGCCATTAGATGAAATTGTGCCATTGCAGAAGAACAATGATGGTTCGGTTATTACTCAATATTTTATGGAGGATTTGGAGTCTCTAGGCTTGTTGAAAATGGACTTTTTGGGTCTGAGAAATCTGACCCTAATTCAAAAAACTATAGATTTAATTGAACAAAACCGAGGTTATACAATAGATCCAGATGATATTACCCGTCAAGAAAGAAAAGCTCAAAAGATCCTAGCTAAAGGTGAATATAGCACCTTACCTAAAGATGTAGCTCAAGCCTATTCTCTGCTGGAATCAGGAGATTTAGAGGGTGTATTTCAATTAGAATCTTCGGGAATGAAACAAATTGTTAGAGATCTAAAACCCTCCAATATTGAAGATATCTCTTCAATTTTAGCTCTATATAGACCCGGTCCCCTAGATGCTGGGTTGATTCCTAAGTTTATTAATCGTAAACATGGTCGGGAATCTATTGATTACGAATCCCAGATTTTACAGCCCATACTAAATGAAACCTACGGAATTATGGTCTATCAAGAGCAGATTATGAAAATTGCTCAAGATATGGCTGGTTACTCTCTCGGACAAGCGGATCTGCTACGTCGGGCCATGGGGAAAAAGAAGGTAGCAGAAATGCAAAAACAGCAGGAAAAATTTATTGATGGAGCAACAAAAAACGGGGTCAAAAAACAAGTTGCTGAACAATTATTTGCGGATATGTTAAAATTTGCTGAGTATTGTTTAAGTTATGAAACGGAAGTTTTAACTCTGGAGTATGGATTTTTGCCCATTGGAGAAATTGTGGATAAGCAAATGGTCTGTACAGTATTTAGTCTGAACGATAGTGGTAACGTCTACACCCAACCTATCGGTCAATGGCATGATAGAGGAGTGCAGGATTTATACGAATACTGTTTAGACGATGGTTCAACAATCAGAGCAACGAAGGATCACAAATTTATGACCACCCAAGGGGAAATGGTATCGATTGACGAAATATTTCATCAAGGTTGGGAGCTAGTTCAGGTTTCTGGAATAAGTAAGTTGGCGCGAAAAGACCAAACTAAGTAG
- a CDS encoding helix-turn-helix domain-containing protein has protein sequence MNIEGLFQRTGVMRQHLLNLYQTTIALPWIPSDLLPQTFKELHTTLKMLLAAIDELHQQNEEFVQTRNLVEIERQHYQELFEYLPVGYLHTNLQGIIEDANQEAGRLLNISPKFLVGKPLISFIVQECQQYFCRELIELSKSDQVRQLFLVLKPRYNGPFNASLIVRSSFNFHINKSNLYWLIQKSSTSQIVGMTTIDMDEEILQDRQIHKYSKGDNIALDNTFFGYVIQGLVKLSTLSQTGTEILIGLATSGMVFGSTMTNLPLYEATAISDVELVLIYVSEMRAIPNLNQMLLPKIKQRLQQTESFLFIISHYNVEDRLSSLLEMLKLELGEPVVEGTRLLFRLTHEDIATACNSTRVTITRLLNKLQKQGKIKYDANKHIIICSPPR, from the coding sequence GTGAATATAGAAGGATTATTTCAGCGAACGGGAGTTATGCGGCAACATTTATTAAATTTATATCAAACTACTATAGCCTTGCCATGGATCCCTTCCGATTTATTACCACAAACTTTTAAAGAGCTACATACCACACTAAAAATGCTGCTTGCAGCTATAGATGAACTTCATCAACAAAATGAAGAATTTGTACAAACTCGCAATTTAGTAGAAATAGAACGTCAACACTATCAGGAATTATTTGAGTATTTACCAGTAGGTTATTTACACACTAACCTCCAGGGAATAATTGAAGATGCTAATCAAGAAGCAGGAAGATTATTAAACATTAGTCCAAAATTTTTAGTTGGTAAACCCCTGATTAGTTTTATTGTTCAGGAATGCCAACAGTATTTTTGTCGTGAACTTATTGAATTATCTAAGTCCGATCAAGTTAGACAATTATTTTTAGTTTTGAAACCGCGCTATAATGGTCCTTTTAATGCCTCTTTGATAGTTAGATCTTCCTTTAATTTCCATATAAATAAAAGCAATTTATACTGGCTAATTCAAAAATCATCTACATCACAAATTGTGGGCATGACAACAATTGATATGGACGAAGAAATATTGCAAGATCGCCAAATACATAAATATTCTAAGGGGGATAATATTGCCTTAGATAATACATTCTTTGGATATGTTATACAGGGTTTGGTGAAACTGAGTACATTAAGTCAAACAGGTACAGAAATTCTCATAGGTTTGGCAACCTCAGGAATGGTTTTTGGTTCCACTATGACCAATCTACCACTTTACGAAGCTACAGCTATTTCTGATGTTGAGCTAGTCCTAATTTATGTATCGGAAATGCGAGCTATTCCTAATTTGAATCAAATGCTCTTACCAAAAATTAAACAGCGATTACAACAAACAGAGTCTTTTTTATTTATCATTAGTCATTATAATGTGGAGGATAGATTAAGCAGTTTATTAGAAATGTTAAAATTAGAACTTGGCGAACCAGTAGTAGAAGGAACAAGGTTACTTTTTCGCCTAACTCACGAGGATATTGCCACTGCTTGTAATTCCACAAGAGTAACCATTACTCGCTTACTCAACAAACTACAGAAACAGGGAAAAATAAAGTACGATGCTAATAAGCATATTATAATTTGCAGTCCACCACGATGA
- the bioU gene encoding (S)-8-amino-7-oxononanoate synthase BioU, with protein sequence MNTGITSQPLRIGVLGFGGLGQAAAKVLSGKREMLLVAVADQKGYAYSTVGLNTNFAITTYQQQGSVGYLQSHGNLSNHSIKDLIANAPGVDAYFLALPNLPNDFIPKVTQQFITAGWQGVLVDAIKRTSAVEQLLAMKKELEMAQITYMTGCGATPGLLTAAAALAAQSYAEIHKVEITFGVGIANWEAYRATIREDIAHIPGYNVEIARAMTDEEVEVLLDKTNGVLTLENMEHADDVMLEIAGICPRDRVTVGGVVDTRNSKKPLSTNVKITGRTFEGRISTHTFTLGDETSMAANVSGPAFGYLKAGYQFHKKGIYGLFTAAEVMPQFVR encoded by the coding sequence ATGAATACAGGAATCACTAGTCAACCTCTTCGCATTGGAGTATTGGGCTTTGGTGGACTCGGACAAGCAGCAGCTAAAGTTCTATCTGGAAAACGGGAAATGCTTCTAGTAGCAGTTGCAGATCAAAAAGGCTACGCCTACTCAACAGTTGGTTTAAACACAAACTTCGCCATTACCACTTATCAACAACAGGGATCCGTTGGTTACTTGCAGTCCCATGGTAATTTAAGTAATCACAGCATTAAGGATTTAATTGCTAATGCTCCAGGGGTGGATGCCTATTTTCTGGCTTTACCTAACCTTCCTAATGACTTTATCCCCAAAGTTACCCAACAATTTATCACTGCTGGTTGGCAAGGTGTGTTGGTGGATGCTATTAAACGCACGAGCGCAGTAGAGCAGCTTCTTGCCATGAAAAAAGAACTGGAGATGGCGCAAATTACCTATATGACCGGTTGTGGAGCAACTCCTGGACTTTTAACTGCTGCTGCTGCTTTAGCAGCTCAAAGCTATGCTGAAATTCATAAAGTAGAAATTACTTTTGGTGTAGGTATTGCTAATTGGGAAGCTTATCGTGCTACTATTAGGGAGGACATTGCGCACATACCTGGTTATAACGTAGAAATTGCCAGAGCAATGACCGACGAGGAAGTAGAAGTACTACTGGACAAAACTAATGGAGTGTTGACCCTGGAAAATATGGAACATGCTGATGATGTAATGCTAGAAATTGCCGGTATATGTCCACGGGATAGGGTAACAGTGGGTGGTGTGGTTGATACGCGTAACTCGAAAAAGCCCCTTAGTACTAATGTCAAAATTACTGGACGCACTTTTGAAGGCAGAATTTCTACTCATACCTTTACATTAGGAGATGAGACTAGTATGGCTGCTAATGTATCTGGACCCGCTTTTGGTTACTTGAAAGCAGGTTATCAATTCCACAAAAAAGGTATTTACGGTTTGTTTACCGCAGCAGAAGTTATGCCTCAATTTGTTCGTTAG
- a CDS encoding type II secretion system F family protein translates to MDIYIAVVQNSQGKTQTQKLMANSLTEAQNKLRSRGLMVKALNKYSKPSIKKSHRLNSHLYWQKLQDDFSHYFVRVTVQDKAIFSRQFATLVNSGVTIIKSLDIISPQCSNPKLKKALNQISTDIKTGINLSDSMKKHPDCFDNLYISMVQAGEAGGVLDDVLHRLAKLLEDLAKLQNQIKSALSYPIFVGCFAIAIALAMTIFIIPIFANIFKNMGVELPIITKILISFSQTLNSWVFLVIIALITMGLVAIQQYYKTNGGKLKIDWLFLKIPLLGKLMQKSFVAKFSRTFASLIRSGVPMITSLVIVKNTSGNQVIANAIDYARKDLEKGGMLSQSLNKSGVFPQMAIQMMIIGEETGELDEMLMKIADFYEHEVEQTIKSILSILEPIMIVLLGGMVATILLAMYLPMFRMFENIG, encoded by the coding sequence ATGGATATTTACATTGCTGTTGTTCAAAACTCTCAAGGTAAAACCCAAACCCAAAAATTAATGGCTAATTCCCTAACTGAAGCACAAAATAAACTCCGCAGTCGGGGACTAATGGTGAAAGCTCTCAATAAATACTCAAAACCATCCATAAAAAAATCTCATAGATTAAACTCACATTTATATTGGCAAAAGTTACAGGACGATTTTTCCCATTATTTCGTGAGGGTAACCGTCCAAGATAAGGCGATTTTTTCTCGGCAATTTGCTACCTTAGTTAATTCAGGGGTGACAATCATAAAATCTCTGGATATTATTTCTCCACAGTGTTCTAACCCCAAATTGAAAAAAGCCCTAAATCAAATATCTACGGATATTAAAACGGGAATAAATCTTTCCGATTCCATGAAAAAGCACCCCGATTGTTTCGATAATTTATATATTAGTATGGTGCAAGCTGGAGAAGCAGGAGGAGTACTTGATGATGTTTTACATCGGTTGGCCAAATTATTAGAAGACCTAGCTAAACTGCAAAATCAAATTAAATCTGCTCTCTCCTATCCTATATTTGTAGGTTGTTTCGCCATAGCTATTGCTTTGGCAATGACAATTTTTATCATCCCCATTTTCGCCAATATTTTTAAAAACATGGGAGTAGAATTACCAATAATCACAAAAATTTTAATCAGTTTTAGTCAAACTTTGAATAGCTGGGTTTTTCTGGTAATAATTGCACTAATAACTATGGGATTAGTTGCTATTCAACAATATTATAAAACCAATGGGGGCAAACTAAAGATTGATTGGCTATTTTTAAAAATTCCCCTACTGGGAAAACTAATGCAAAAGTCTTTTGTAGCTAAATTCAGCAGAACCTTTGCCTCCTTGATTCGTTCTGGAGTACCCATGATCACCAGTTTAGTAATAGTCAAAAATACATCGGGAAATCAGGTCATTGCTAATGCTATTGATTATGCTAGGAAAGACCTAGAAAAAGGAGGTATGCTCAGTCAATCTCTGAATAAAAGCGGGGTGTTTCCACAAATGGCAATTCAAATGATGATCATTGGGGAAGAAACCGGGGAACTAGATGAAATGCTAATGAAAATTGCGGATTTTTATGAACATGAAGTGGAGCAAACTATAAAATCAATTCTCAGTATATTGGAACCAATCATGATTGTACTCTTGGGAGGGATGGTAGCGACAATTTTACTTGCTATGTACTTGCCAATGTTTAGAATGTTTGAAAACATAGGATAG